A section of the Microbacterium forte genome encodes:
- the ftsE gene encoding cell division ATP-binding protein FtsE → MIRFENVTKRYRGTSRPALSDVDFEVQRGEFVFLVGASGSGKSSCLRLILREDVPTTGRVAVLGRDLRSLANRKVPYFRRHIGSVFQDFRLLPSKTVYQNVAFTLQVTGSSRGFIQQAVPEALALVGLDGKQKRMPHELSGGEQQRVAIARALVNRPQVLLADEPTGNLDPATSVDIMQLLARINAGGTTVLMATHEAGFVDQMQRRVIELRDGEMVRDEVHGGYGDTSNIPRLVPEEVRGAAAAAALTAVQEVQRQTADLSLVRAALAEELTAQRRAEGASADAVPTASETPEAQAAPIEPPVVEEQPMAVQAPVAPRTHPIVMPQVDVAELGVADRLGLSDDGSEEVGPTS, encoded by the coding sequence ATGATTCGGTTCGAGAACGTCACGAAACGCTACCGCGGGACCTCACGGCCCGCTCTGTCCGATGTCGACTTCGAAGTGCAGCGAGGCGAGTTCGTCTTCCTCGTGGGCGCTTCAGGGTCGGGCAAGTCGTCCTGTCTGCGGCTGATCCTCCGAGAGGACGTGCCGACCACCGGTCGCGTCGCCGTGCTCGGACGCGACCTGCGTTCGCTGGCGAACCGCAAGGTGCCGTACTTCCGCCGCCACATCGGATCCGTGTTTCAGGACTTCCGACTGCTTCCGTCGAAGACCGTCTATCAGAACGTCGCCTTCACCCTGCAGGTGACGGGCTCGTCGCGCGGTTTCATCCAGCAGGCCGTCCCCGAGGCGCTCGCGCTGGTCGGGCTCGACGGCAAGCAGAAGAGAATGCCGCACGAGCTCTCCGGTGGAGAACAGCAGCGCGTCGCGATCGCTCGAGCGCTCGTCAACCGCCCCCAGGTGCTGCTCGCGGACGAGCCGACCGGAAACCTCGACCCGGCGACGTCGGTCGACATCATGCAGCTTCTCGCGAGGATCAACGCGGGCGGTACGACCGTGCTCATGGCGACGCACGAGGCGGGCTTCGTCGACCAGATGCAGCGCAGAGTGATCGAGCTCCGCGACGGCGAGATGGTGCGAGACGAAGTGCACGGCGGGTATGGCGACACATCCAACATCCCGCGCCTCGTCCCGGAGGAGGTGCGCGGTGCGGCAGCGGCAGCCGCCCTCACCGCGGTGCAGGAGGTGCAGCGCCAGACCGCCGACCTCTCGCTCGTCCGCGCTGCGCTCGCTGAGGAGCTCACCGCTCAGCGCAGGGCCGAGGGAGCATCCGCGGATGCCGTACCGACCGCATCCGAGACGCCGGAGGCGCAGGCCGCACCGATCGAGCCGCCCGTCGTCGAGGAGCAGCCCATGGCCGTCCAGGCCCCTGTCGCGCCTCGGACGCATCCCATCGTGATGCCGCAGGTCGACGTCGCCGAGCTCGGCGTGGCCGATCGCCTCGGCCTGTCTGATGACGGTTCCGAAGAAGTGGGGCCGACGTCATGA
- the hisH gene encoding imidazole glycerol phosphate synthase subunit HisH, giving the protein MSSAPRVAVFDYESGNVHSAVKALVAAGADAVLTRDRKEALEADGLVVPGVGAFQAVRDALYAHGGDEIIDRRLAGGRPVLGICVGMQVLFAHGVERGHDAEGLGEWPGAVTELNAPVLPHMGWNTVEPGADSVLFKGIENERFYFVHSYAAQSWELDVIPPFPQPVLTWSTYGDPFLAAVENGPLSATQFHPEKSGEAGIQLLRNWVDSLRS; this is encoded by the coding sequence GTGAGCTCGGCACCCAGGGTCGCCGTCTTCGACTACGAATCGGGCAACGTCCACTCGGCGGTGAAGGCTCTCGTCGCGGCGGGTGCGGACGCCGTGCTGACGCGCGATCGCAAAGAGGCGCTCGAGGCCGACGGTCTCGTGGTGCCCGGCGTCGGCGCGTTCCAAGCCGTCCGAGACGCGCTCTACGCGCACGGCGGCGACGAGATCATCGACCGTCGCCTCGCAGGCGGACGCCCCGTCCTCGGCATCTGCGTCGGGATGCAGGTTCTCTTCGCACACGGCGTCGAACGCGGGCATGATGCCGAGGGCCTCGGCGAGTGGCCCGGAGCGGTCACCGAACTCAACGCGCCCGTGCTTCCGCACATGGGGTGGAACACCGTCGAGCCGGGCGCCGACTCCGTGCTGTTCAAAGGCATCGAGAACGAGCGCTTCTACTTCGTGCACTCGTACGCCGCGCAGTCGTGGGAGCTCGATGTCATCCCGCCGTTCCCACAGCCCGTGCTCACCTGGTCGACCTACGGAGACCCGTTCCTCGCCGCCGTCGAGAACGGACCGCTCTCGGCGACGCAGTTCCACCCGGAGAAGTCGGGAGAGGCAGGAATCCAGCTGCTCCGCAACTGGGTCGACAGCCTCCGGTCCTGA
- a CDS encoding SseB family protein, which produces MSQGTDDACSPGSQGHGSQDHASPKQGDSAGVPWEGRSFESNPHAGDDGSADPALLDALLRFRAGEGAQSEVVDAFRTARVLIPLVAEKGEEGVAPSGLAVDKTQELSIVTVAAPDGRRVQPVFSSVEAMQRWDATARPIPVDATRAALAASADDTDLIVLDPTSDTEFVIRRPAVWAIAQGHGWEPSFLSPEVFGALQASVAHELAVIDVAVAAGDPDARLRGPELIVILELVDGLEREVLDAVLARLAQRWAADDRIAVLADSLTVKLRRSA; this is translated from the coding sequence ATGTCGCAGGGGACTGACGACGCCTGCAGCCCCGGCTCACAGGGCCACGGCTCACAGGATCATGCCTCGCCGAAGCAGGGAGACTCCGCAGGTGTGCCCTGGGAGGGGCGCAGCTTCGAGTCGAATCCGCATGCGGGGGATGACGGCTCCGCGGACCCGGCGCTTCTCGACGCCCTCCTGCGATTCCGTGCAGGTGAGGGCGCTCAGAGCGAGGTCGTCGACGCGTTCCGCACGGCACGGGTGCTGATACCTCTGGTCGCCGAGAAGGGCGAAGAGGGCGTCGCCCCCAGCGGTCTCGCGGTCGACAAGACGCAGGAGCTCTCCATCGTGACGGTGGCTGCGCCGGACGGTCGCCGGGTGCAGCCGGTGTTCTCCTCGGTCGAGGCGATGCAGCGCTGGGACGCCACGGCGCGACCGATTCCGGTCGACGCAACGCGCGCCGCACTCGCGGCGTCCGCGGACGACACCGACCTCATCGTGCTCGATCCGACCTCCGACACCGAGTTCGTCATCCGTCGCCCGGCAGTGTGGGCGATCGCGCAGGGGCACGGCTGGGAGCCGAGCTTCCTGTCCCCCGAGGTGTTCGGCGCCCTCCAGGCGAGCGTCGCGCACGAACTCGCGGTGATCGATGTCGCAGTCGCCGCCGGCGACCCGGATGCGCGCCTGCGCGGGCCAGAGCTCATCGTCATCCTCGAGCTGGTCGACGGCCTCGAACGCGAAGTGCTCGACGCCGTGCTCGCCCGCCTCGCACAACGCTGGGCGGCGGACGACCGCATCGCCGTGCTCGCCGACTCGCTGACCGTCAAGCTCCGTCGTTCGGCCTGA
- a CDS encoding MinD/ParA family ATP-binding protein: MPQHQTPGVPPTPPLPAPTTAPPPAPNAAAAESASSASSRRQQREQGVERRSFLQEERREEPARQGGRGLLNRVGFSLGPNARERAVRDDEHAVSRHWPGPRTVAVVNGKGGAGKTPATVLLSAVFAQYGGAGVLAWDNNQTRGTLGWRTETGAHDRTLLELLPQTQRLLGAQGQSADLAHFVHHQPQEKYDVLRSKPIRLAHENRLRPTDVDSIHAIAAKFYRLIIIDSGNDESDPMWLRMIDLADQIVVATTTRDDHAEAGALLLEALEDRDERSARLARESVVIVSQADPKASPAEVTDVIAGYQPLAREVVGIPFDREMVDGHLRLRALAAPTQRSWLSAAAAVARGF; encoded by the coding sequence GTGCCGCAGCACCAGACCCCCGGCGTCCCGCCCACCCCGCCGCTGCCGGCGCCGACCACCGCGCCCCCGCCGGCACCGAACGCCGCTGCGGCCGAGTCGGCGTCTTCGGCATCATCGCGCCGTCAGCAGCGTGAGCAGGGTGTAGAACGACGCTCGTTCCTGCAGGAGGAGCGCCGCGAGGAGCCCGCGCGACAGGGCGGGCGCGGGCTGCTCAATCGCGTCGGATTCTCCCTCGGACCCAACGCCCGCGAGCGAGCCGTGCGCGACGACGAGCACGCTGTAAGCCGTCACTGGCCGGGACCCCGCACCGTCGCGGTCGTCAACGGAAAGGGCGGGGCGGGAAAGACACCGGCCACCGTGCTGCTGTCAGCGGTCTTCGCCCAGTACGGCGGAGCCGGCGTACTCGCATGGGACAACAACCAGACCCGCGGCACGCTCGGCTGGCGCACCGAGACCGGGGCTCACGACCGCACACTGCTTGAACTGCTTCCGCAGACGCAGCGTCTGCTCGGAGCCCAGGGACAGTCTGCGGACCTCGCGCACTTCGTGCACCACCAGCCTCAGGAGAAATACGATGTCCTGCGGTCGAAGCCGATCCGACTCGCGCACGAGAACCGGCTCCGGCCCACCGACGTCGACTCCATCCACGCGATCGCGGCCAAGTTCTATCGCCTGATCATCATCGACTCGGGCAACGACGAATCCGATCCCATGTGGCTGCGGATGATCGACCTCGCCGACCAGATCGTCGTCGCGACGACGACACGCGATGACCATGCCGAAGCCGGGGCCCTGCTGCTCGAGGCGCTCGAGGACCGCGACGAGCGCTCGGCGCGGCTCGCGCGGGAATCGGTGGTCATCGTCAGCCAGGCCGATCCGAAGGCGTCACCGGCCGAGGTGACGGACGTGATCGCGGGTTACCAGCCTCTCGCGCGCGAGGTCGTCGGCATTCCCTTCGACCGCGAGATGGTCGACGGCCACCTGCGCCTTCGGGCACTCGCGGCACCGACGCAGCGATCCTGGCTCTCGGCCGCAGCCGCGGTCGCGCGCGGTTTCTGA
- the hisB gene encoding imidazoleglycerol-phosphate dehydratase HisB, with the protein MSTPAQTSRTATRVRSTSESTVELELNLDGTGASRIDTSVPFFDHMLTAFAKHSLTDLTVRASGDTQIDAHHTVEDISIVLGQAIREALGDKSGISRYGDALVPLDEALAQAVVDISGRPYLVHTGEPAGFEHHLIGGHFTGSLVRHSFEAITFNAGLTVHVRVLGGRDPHHIAEAEFKAFARAFRQAKALDPLVDGIPSTKGAL; encoded by the coding sequence ATGAGCACCCCCGCCCAGACCTCCCGCACCGCCACGCGTGTGCGCAGCACGTCGGAGTCCACCGTCGAGCTCGAGCTGAACCTCGACGGCACCGGTGCGAGCCGCATCGACACGTCGGTGCCGTTCTTCGACCACATGCTGACGGCGTTCGCGAAGCACTCTCTCACCGACCTCACCGTGCGCGCATCCGGAGACACGCAGATCGACGCCCACCACACCGTCGAAGACATCTCCATCGTGCTCGGTCAGGCGATCCGCGAGGCGCTGGGCGACAAGTCCGGGATCTCGCGCTACGGCGACGCGCTGGTCCCGCTCGACGAGGCGCTCGCCCAGGCCGTCGTCGACATCTCGGGGCGCCCGTACCTCGTTCACACGGGAGAGCCCGCCGGTTTCGAGCACCACCTCATCGGGGGCCACTTCACCGGGTCGCTGGTGCGCCACTCCTTCGAGGCGATCACGTTCAACGCCGGGCTGACGGTGCACGTGCGCGTCCTCGGTGGCCGTGACCCCCACCACATCGCTGAGGCCGAGTTCAAGGCGTTCGCTCGAGCATTCCGCCAGGCCAAAGCGCTCGACCCCCTGGTCGACGGCATCCCGTCGACGAAGGGTGCGCTGTGA
- the priA gene encoding bifunctional 1-(5-phosphoribosyl)-5-((5-phosphoribosylamino)methylideneamino)imidazole-4-carboxamide isomerase/phosphoribosylanthranilate isomerase PriA, protein MNDFAQSPSLTLLPAVDVAGGKAVRLTQGEAGTETSYGDPLDAAGEWVAQGAQWIHLVDLDAAFGRGSNAPILRKVIKQFKNVNVELSGGIRDDATLEAALESGATRINLGTAALENPEWAADVIGRFGEAIAVGLDVRGTTLAARGWTKEGGDLWEVLERLEDAGCSRYVVTDVTKDGTLKGPNLELLREVTARTPKPVVASGGISSLDDIAALRELVPLGVEGAIVGKALYAGAFTLAEALDVAGD, encoded by the coding sequence ATGAACGACTTCGCGCAGTCTCCCTCTCTCACTCTGCTCCCCGCCGTCGATGTCGCCGGCGGCAAGGCAGTCCGTCTCACCCAGGGTGAAGCCGGCACCGAGACCAGTTACGGCGACCCGCTCGACGCCGCGGGGGAGTGGGTCGCGCAGGGCGCGCAGTGGATCCACCTCGTCGACCTCGATGCCGCCTTCGGTCGCGGCAGCAACGCCCCGATCCTCCGCAAGGTCATCAAGCAGTTCAAGAACGTCAACGTCGAGCTGTCCGGCGGCATCCGTGACGATGCGACGCTCGAAGCGGCTCTCGAGAGCGGCGCGACACGGATCAACCTCGGCACGGCCGCGCTCGAGAACCCGGAGTGGGCTGCCGACGTGATCGGCCGCTTCGGCGAGGCGATCGCCGTGGGACTCGACGTCCGCGGCACGACGCTGGCCGCACGCGGCTGGACGAAGGAAGGCGGCGACCTCTGGGAGGTGCTCGAGCGCCTCGAGGATGCCGGTTGCAGCCGCTACGTCGTGACCGACGTCACGAAGGACGGAACGCTCAAGGGCCCGAACCTCGAGCTGCTCCGCGAGGTCACCGCCCGCACGCCGAAGCCTGTCGTGGCCTCCGGGGGCATCTCGAGCCTCGACGACATCGCCGCGCTTCGCGAGCTGGTGCCGCTGGGTGTCGAAGGTGCGATCGTCGGCAAGGCGCTCTACGCCGGCGCCTTCACGTTGGCTGAGGCTCTGGATGTCGCAGGGGACTGA
- a CDS encoding S9 family peptidase, translating to MSSPFGTWPSPFTPDRIAASSPRIDGAAFVGDDIWWGESVPAEGGRLTVRSSSGAEILPAPWSARSRVHEYGGGAWTADAEGTLFFVEAKDQRVHRMPRGGAPMPLTPAGPAHGGLRLQNGRLFAVREDLSVDPHQRGIVEIPTDGSASDDPTLLKVLVEGESFYAHPALSPDGTRAAWVEWSGERMPWQDASLVLSDGTGRMELPTRAALQPEWTDDGEILYSDDPTGRWALHRQRVDGREAVGPAERIADTDADTGYGLWVLGNRWYRPLADGRIVAVRTNGRDEVDVIERDGGAHRIPVAADGHVSIDDVAGTRVLLSGNSSTTAPGVWCVDVDSGDIEVVAGATPADPTWMPAASEILVDGAHGPVHAFVYEPVNPSASAADDELPPYLVLVHGGPTAHVTGASSAAIAFWTSRGIGVLDVNYGGSTGYGRAYRERLDGGWGVVDVDDVIAAARGLADAGLADPDRIAIRGGSAGGWTVLSSLVRGGTFAAGISRYGVADLRMLTEHSHDFEAHYVEGLVGPLPEAEALYVDRSPLTHADRIGVPVLLMQGAEDRVVPPSQSEAIRDALAQQGVEHEYVLYPGEGHGFRASETIIDALERELGFLGRVFGFTPAR from the coding sequence ATGTCGTCGCCGTTCGGTACCTGGCCCTCTCCGTTCACTCCCGACCGGATCGCCGCGTCGTCTCCGAGGATCGACGGCGCCGCCTTCGTCGGCGATGACATCTGGTGGGGCGAGTCGGTGCCTGCCGAGGGCGGTCGCCTGACGGTACGAAGTTCCAGCGGCGCCGAGATCCTCCCCGCGCCCTGGAGTGCACGGTCGCGCGTGCACGAGTACGGCGGAGGGGCGTGGACGGCGGATGCCGAGGGGACACTGTTCTTCGTCGAGGCCAAGGATCAGCGTGTGCATCGGATGCCCCGCGGTGGCGCCCCGATGCCCCTGACTCCCGCGGGGCCGGCACATGGCGGCCTGCGCCTGCAGAACGGGCGACTGTTCGCGGTGCGGGAGGACCTCTCGGTCGACCCGCACCAGCGCGGCATCGTCGAGATCCCGACAGACGGGTCCGCCTCCGACGATCCGACGCTGCTGAAGGTGCTCGTGGAGGGAGAGTCGTTCTACGCGCATCCTGCGCTGTCTCCCGACGGGACTCGCGCCGCGTGGGTCGAATGGTCGGGCGAACGCATGCCGTGGCAGGACGCGTCGCTGGTGCTCTCCGACGGCACCGGCCGGATGGAGCTGCCCACGCGAGCCGCCCTCCAGCCGGAGTGGACGGACGACGGCGAGATCCTGTACTCGGATGACCCGACCGGCCGCTGGGCGCTGCACCGACAGCGCGTCGACGGCCGCGAAGCGGTCGGTCCCGCAGAGCGGATCGCCGACACGGACGCCGACACGGGGTACGGACTCTGGGTACTCGGCAATCGCTGGTATCGACCGCTCGCCGACGGTCGCATCGTGGCGGTGCGCACGAACGGACGCGACGAGGTGGACGTCATCGAGCGGGACGGCGGTGCCCACCGCATCCCCGTTGCCGCCGACGGCCATGTCAGCATCGACGATGTCGCAGGCACCCGAGTGCTCCTCTCCGGCAACAGCTCGACGACCGCGCCAGGTGTCTGGTGCGTCGACGTCGACTCCGGCGACATAGAGGTGGTCGCGGGAGCGACGCCGGCCGACCCGACGTGGATGCCCGCAGCATCCGAGATCCTGGTCGATGGCGCTCACGGCCCTGTCCATGCTTTCGTCTACGAGCCCGTGAACCCGTCGGCTTCAGCCGCGGACGACGAGCTCCCGCCCTACCTCGTGCTCGTGCACGGCGGCCCGACCGCCCATGTGACGGGCGCCTCGTCCGCGGCCATCGCGTTCTGGACCAGCCGCGGCATCGGCGTGCTCGACGTCAACTACGGCGGATCGACGGGATACGGGCGCGCCTACCGAGAACGACTCGACGGCGGATGGGGCGTGGTCGATGTCGACGATGTGATCGCCGCGGCGCGCGGCCTCGCCGACGCCGGGCTCGCCGACCCCGATCGCATCGCGATCCGCGGGGGCTCGGCCGGCGGCTGGACGGTGCTCTCGTCGCTGGTGCGGGGCGGCACGTTCGCCGCGGGCATCAGCCGATACGGCGTGGCCGATCTGCGGATGCTGACCGAGCACTCGCACGACTTCGAGGCGCACTACGTCGAGGGCCTGGTGGGACCGCTGCCCGAGGCCGAGGCGCTCTACGTCGATCGTTCTCCCCTGACGCACGCCGATCGGATCGGCGTGCCCGTGCTGCTCATGCAGGGAGCGGAGGACCGTGTCGTGCCGCCGTCGCAGTCCGAAGCGATCCGCGACGCTCTGGCGCAGCAAGGCGTCGAGCACGAGTACGTGCTCTACCCGGGTGAGGGCCACGGCTTCCGTGCGAGCGAGACCATCATCGACGCACTCGAGAGGGAGCTCGGCTTTCTCGGACGCGTGTTCGGCTTCACGCCCGCGCGCTGA
- the ftsX gene encoding permease-like cell division protein FtsX, with protein MRIGLILTEALGGLRRNISMVISVVLVTFVSLTFVGAAILMQAQIGTMRGYWTERAQVAVYMCSDISEQDTCVDGGASEEQVNAVRAQLEGEALAPLISEVTFDSKEDTYAKLVEQLGEDQASVITPEQAFEVFFVTMKDPGQSQVISEAFNGVAGVEQVQDQLQYLEPLFSALTVATYIAVGIATLMLIAAILLIGTTIRLSAYARRKEIGIMRLVGASNRFIQTPFVLEGVFAAFLGSALASAAVVAGVHFGVDGYLRGRVPFITTWVSMQDAVVVVPVLIGIGVVLAALSAGFAIRRWLRT; from the coding sequence ATGAGAATCGGACTCATCCTCACCGAGGCCCTCGGCGGCCTCCGACGGAACATCTCGATGGTCATCTCCGTCGTTCTCGTCACCTTCGTGTCGCTGACGTTCGTCGGCGCTGCGATCCTCATGCAGGCGCAGATCGGCACCATGCGCGGGTACTGGACCGAGCGGGCCCAGGTCGCCGTGTACATGTGCTCCGACATCTCCGAGCAGGACACCTGTGTCGACGGTGGTGCCTCGGAGGAGCAGGTGAACGCCGTGCGGGCCCAGCTCGAGGGCGAGGCGCTCGCCCCCCTCATCAGCGAGGTCACCTTCGACTCCAAGGAGGACACCTACGCCAAGCTCGTCGAGCAGCTCGGCGAGGACCAGGCGAGCGTCATCACCCCGGAGCAGGCGTTCGAGGTCTTCTTCGTCACCATGAAGGACCCCGGCCAGTCTCAGGTGATCTCCGAGGCGTTCAACGGCGTCGCCGGCGTCGAGCAGGTGCAGGACCAGTTGCAGTACCTCGAGCCGCTCTTCTCCGCGTTGACGGTCGCGACATACATCGCGGTGGGGATCGCCACGCTGATGCTGATCGCCGCCATCCTGCTGATCGGCACGACGATCAGACTCTCCGCCTACGCCAGGCGCAAGGAGATCGGGATCATGCGTCTGGTGGGTGCATCCAACCGCTTCATCCAGACGCCGTTCGTGCTGGAGGGCGTGTTCGCCGCGTTCCTCGGCTCGGCCCTCGCGAGCGCGGCGGTCGTCGCCGGGGTGCATTTCGGTGTCGACGGCTACCTTCGAGGACGCGTGCCTTTCATCACGACGTGGGTGTCGATGCAGGATGCCGTCGTCGTCGTCCCCGTGCTGATCGGGATCGGTGTCGTGCTGGCCGCACTCTCGGCGGGCTTCGCGATCCGACGCTGGCTTCGCACCTGA
- a CDS encoding LysM peptidoglycan-binding domain-containing protein — protein MSTITFSSAAVLPARPATRLRLTARGRRVVLAVAAVPLAVGIAFAAISGGSAMASGEQTATATFATVTVMPGDTLWSIAEGIAPEADPRDVIGDITRLNLLRGGELQIGQELAIPAQYSE, from the coding sequence ATGAGCACCATCACCTTCAGCAGTGCAGCAGTCCTTCCGGCTCGTCCGGCGACGCGGCTCCGGCTGACGGCGCGTGGTCGACGCGTCGTGCTCGCCGTCGCAGCGGTGCCCCTCGCCGTCGGAATCGCCTTCGCGGCGATCAGCGGCGGCAGCGCGATGGCCTCGGGTGAGCAGACGGCGACGGCGACGTTCGCGACCGTGACCGTGATGCCGGGCGACACTCTCTGGTCGATCGCAGAGGGCATCGCGCCCGAGGCCGATCCGCGCGACGTGATCGGCGACATCACACGGCTGAACCTGCTGCGCGGCGGGGAGCTGCAGATCGGTCAGGAGCTGGCGATTCCGGCGCAGTATTCGGAGTGA
- the smpB gene encoding SsrA-binding protein SmpB, producing MPRERGEKVIATNRRARHDYNIEKSYEAGMVLTGTEVKSLRQGRANLSDGYAFVKGNEVFLDSVHIPEYSQGHWTNHSAKRVRKLLLHREEIAKLQHAVSAGGYTLIPLKLYFSDGRAKVEIALAKGKKEYDKRQTLRERQDTREADRAMRLRNRVGE from the coding sequence ATGCCCAGGGAACGCGGGGAGAAGGTCATCGCGACCAATCGTCGCGCACGTCACGACTACAACATCGAGAAGTCGTACGAGGCGGGGATGGTGCTCACCGGCACCGAGGTCAAGTCGTTGCGTCAGGGACGCGCGAACCTCAGCGACGGGTATGCGTTCGTCAAGGGGAACGAGGTCTTCCTCGATTCCGTGCACATTCCGGAGTACTCGCAGGGGCACTGGACCAACCACTCCGCCAAGCGCGTCCGCAAGCTGCTGCTGCACCGCGAGGAGATCGCGAAGCTGCAGCATGCGGTGTCCGCCGGCGGCTACACGCTGATCCCGCTGAAGCTGTACTTCTCGGACGGTCGGGCCAAGGTCGAGATCGCCCTCGCCAAGGGCAAGAAGGAATACGACAAGCGTCAGACGCTGCGTGAGCGTCAGGACACCCGCGAGGCCGACCGCGCGATGCGCCTGCGCAACCGCGTCGGGGAGTGA
- the lexA gene encoding transcriptional repressor LexA has translation MSDNSAPEADAPRTRRRKSLSPKQMAILEVIQTSISHYGYPPSMREIGDAVGLKSLSSVTHQLGQLELSGYLRRDPGKTRAMEVLIDLPGASGENPADVATPVGDAALVPLVGRIAAGVPITADQQVEEIFPLPRQLVGKGDLFMLKVSGESMIDAAICDGDWVVVRSQNSAENGEIVAAMLDGEATVKVLRRRDGHTWLLPRNSAFEPILGDEAVVLGKIVAVLRSV, from the coding sequence ATGAGCGACAACTCCGCCCCCGAGGCCGACGCCCCGCGCACTCGTCGCCGGAAGAGCCTGAGCCCGAAGCAGATGGCGATCCTCGAGGTCATCCAGACGTCGATCAGTCACTACGGCTACCCGCCGAGCATGCGCGAAATCGGCGACGCCGTCGGACTCAAGTCGCTGTCCAGCGTGACTCATCAGCTGGGTCAGCTCGAGCTCAGCGGATATCTGCGCCGCGATCCGGGAAAGACCCGCGCGATGGAGGTGCTCATCGACCTCCCCGGCGCGAGCGGTGAGAACCCTGCCGATGTGGCGACGCCCGTCGGAGACGCCGCACTGGTTCCCCTCGTCGGGCGCATCGCCGCCGGCGTTCCGATCACCGCCGACCAGCAGGTCGAGGAGATCTTCCCGCTCCCCCGTCAGCTCGTCGGCAAGGGCGACCTGTTCATGCTCAAGGTGTCGGGCGAGTCGATGATCGACGCCGCGATCTGCGATGGCGACTGGGTCGTCGTCCGTTCGCAGAACAGCGCAGAGAACGGTGAGATCGTGGCCGCCATGCTCGACGGCGAGGCCACCGTCAAGGTACTCCGGCGACGAGACGGCCACACGTGGCTGCTGCCTCGGAACTCCGCTTTCGAGCCGATCCTCGGCGACGAGGCCGTCGTGCTCGGCAAGATCGTCGCGGTGCTCCGCTCCGTCTGA
- a CDS encoding histidinol-phosphate transaminase — MGRVTASLDDLPLRDDLRGLTPYGAPQAPLPIALNVNENTHPVPDAVASDILDDIAVALRDVNRYPDREFTTLREGFAEYLGHGLEADQIWAGNGSNEVLQHILQAFGGPGRTAFSFSPTYSMYPLISKGTGARWVAGARQPDYTITPEEAAAQVRDVDPDVILLCSPNNPTGTPLGLDVVEAVYEASTGIVVVDEAYQEFAPREAASALTLLDGRPRLAVSRTMSKAFAFAGARVGYLAADPAFIDALRLVRLPYHLSALTQAAAVAALRNSDVMLGMVEEIVEQRDRISATLEALGYTPHESWSNFVLFGGVAEPQKIWQQLYDRGVLIRDVGIPGHLRVTAGTEAETTAFLDALASIGSAS, encoded by the coding sequence ATGGGAAGGGTGACTGCATCACTCGACGACCTGCCACTTCGCGACGACCTCCGGGGGCTCACGCCGTACGGAGCGCCTCAAGCGCCTCTCCCGATCGCACTGAACGTCAACGAGAACACGCATCCGGTTCCGGACGCCGTGGCCAGCGACATCCTCGATGACATCGCGGTCGCGCTCCGAGACGTCAACCGCTACCCGGATCGCGAGTTCACCACGCTGCGCGAGGGGTTCGCCGAGTACCTCGGCCACGGTCTCGAGGCGGATCAGATCTGGGCGGGCAACGGGTCGAATGAGGTCCTTCAGCACATCCTGCAGGCATTCGGGGGGCCGGGTCGTACGGCGTTCAGCTTCAGCCCGACCTACTCGATGTACCCGCTGATCTCGAAGGGGACCGGGGCGCGGTGGGTCGCCGGCGCCAGGCAGCCCGACTATACGATCACGCCCGAAGAGGCGGCGGCCCAGGTCAGGGATGTCGACCCCGATGTCATCCTCCTGTGCTCCCCGAACAACCCGACGGGCACACCGCTCGGTCTTGACGTGGTCGAAGCGGTCTACGAGGCATCGACGGGGATCGTGGTCGTCGACGAGGCCTACCAGGAGTTCGCGCCGCGCGAGGCGGCCTCCGCCCTGACACTGCTCGACGGACGCCCTCGGCTCGCCGTGTCTCGCACCATGAGCAAGGCCTTCGCGTTCGCGGGTGCTCGCGTGGGCTACCTCGCCGCCGATCCCGCCTTCATCGACGCCCTGAGGCTCGTGCGTCTGCCGTACCACCTCAGCGCTCTCACTCAGGCGGCGGCGGTGGCCGCACTGCGCAACTCCGACGTGATGCTGGGCATGGTCGAGGAGATCGTCGAGCAGCGGGATCGCATCTCGGCGACGCTCGAGGCCCTCGGCTACACGCCGCACGAGTCGTGGTCGAACTTCGTCCTCTTCGGGGGCGTGGCAGAGCCTCAGAAGATCTGGCAGCAGCTGTACGACCGGGGAGTGCTGATACGCGACGTCGGGATCCCCGGACACCTCCGCGTCACCGCCGGCACCGAGGCGGAGACCACCGCGTTCCTCGATGCCCTCGCCTCGATAGGATCGGCTTCATGA